TCAGGAGCGAGTTCAAAAAAGCTTGGAAAAATGGACAAAATCGAGGAGTTGTTTAACATCAAATAAAGGCAAACAGCAACTTTATGAAGAGATTTACGAGTTGCTGGGTGGCGGTACCCTCAGAACTGAAATTTTGGAACAAGTCATGGGAAGGCTCATGGCTAATAATGAGTTTCATCCAGTGCTACTTTTCCAACGTTTAGAAGATTTTTACCGACGTTGGTGTCAAGGCGAATTTATTGATGGTTCAACCGCCAATAACTTGCCTTTGAAAAAGATGCTCAAGATGCAAGCACAAAACATTTCTATCGGACTCAGACAGATAGATATCAATACGGGGCTGAATGTGATGATTTTGCTTTTGGAGTTACACCGCTATGCTCAAGAGCGAGATGACCTTAAGCATCAAATAGTCTTCTATCCATCTGGTCAAAGGGATAAAGACCATTTTTTCACTTCGCAACTACTCCGCATCATTAACTATAGCGATGCTATTGAAATTGGAAATTTTAGTAATGTCGTAGGTGAATTCCTGAGAGGGGGCAATTATAAGGGAGCATATCTCGGCGATGCCAACCTGACGAGTGTCAACTTTAGCTGTGCCAACCTCAGTAGCGCATACCTTGGTGATGCAAATCTCACGGCTACTAACTTCAGTGGTGCTAACCTCAGCACTGCTAACCTCGGTGATGCTAACCTCAGTGGTGCTAACCTCAGTGGTGCTAACCTCAAGCGTACCGACCTCAGCAGTGCCAACCTCAGTGGTGCCAACCTCAGTGGTGCCAACCTCTGCCATGCTAACCTGAGTAGTGCCGACCTCAGCAGTGCTGACCTCAGTGGTGCCAACCTCAAGGGTGCTAACCTGACCAGCGCTAACCTCCGGGATGCTAAATTGTCTGGTGCCAATCTCACTGACACCATCTTCTTTGGTGCTAACCTCAGCGATGCAAAACTCAATGGTGTGGACTTCAGTCATGCTGACCTTTGCCGCGCTGACCTCAGCGGTGCCGACCTCACTCAAGCTCTCCTCAAAGGTACTAACTTGAGCGACACAATTCTCTTTAGCACTGACCTCACAGACGCTATTCTCGTCGCTGCTGATCTCAGCTATGCCAAACTCAACGGCGCAAAACTCAACGGCGCTAACCTCAAAGGCGCTCTTCTGTTAGGTGCGGATCTCAGTGGTGTAGACCTGAATGGAGTTATTCTCAACGAAGCTGACCTCAGTGGAGTTCTTCTCTTTGAAGCCGATCTTAGTGGCGCTGACCTCAGCGATGCCATGCTTTTCGGTACTGACCTAAGTTACGCCAACCTCAGCAGCGCTAACCTAAGTGGTAGTAATCTCAGTGGTGCTATCCTCAGT
The sequence above is a segment of the Mastigocladopsis repens PCC 10914 genome. Coding sequences within it:
- a CDS encoding pentapeptide repeat-containing protein, which translates into the protein MSHLSQIWKLLRTCVRGHWLKEMLKKAPLTAKAVSRLGKIINKHGKRVEFSPSNCKELRFQERVQKSLEKWTKSRSCLTSNKGKQQLYEEIYELLGGGTLRTEILEQVMGRLMANNEFHPVLLFQRLEDFYRRWCQGEFIDGSTANNLPLKKMLKMQAQNISIGLRQIDINTGLNVMILLLELHRYAQERDDLKHQIVFYPSGQRDKDHFFTSQLLRIINYSDAIEIGNFSNVVGEFLRGGNYKGAYLGDANLTSVNFSCANLSSAYLGDANLTATNFSGANLSTANLGDANLSGANLSGANLKRTDLSSANLSGANLSGANLCHANLSSADLSSADLSGANLKGANLTSANLRDAKLSGANLTDTIFFGANLSDAKLNGVDFSHADLCRADLSGADLTQALLKGTNLSDTILFSTDLTDAILVAADLSYAKLNGAKLNGANLKGALLLGADLSGVDLNGVILNEADLSGVLLFEADLSGADLSDAMLFGTDLSYANLSSANLSGSNLSGAILSGADLSCTDLSYAILGDADLSDANLEDMTWNENLEWQSVRGLDTAVNVPKALKEKLDLL